A genomic stretch from bacterium includes:
- the nuoL gene encoding NADH-quinone oxidoreductase subunit L has protein sequence MALAELVWLVLLAPLLGVVVLAAGGRRLGEPRAGWLGTAAVGASFVASLLVLAGLLSLDSHHRAVEVSLFSWVPAGNLAVDAAFLVDPLSVTMILFVTGVSALIHLYSIGYMHGDENYSRFFLYLNLFVFSMLMLVLGNNMLVTFLGWEGVGACSYLLISFWFGDEANAVAGKKAFITNRVGDFGFLLAMFFAFGAYGTLDYAGILSGHAAQSTATAILLCLMLGAAGKSAQFPLYVWLPDAMAGPTPVSALIHAATMVTSGVYLLVRFNPLFEQASPWVSEIVAAVGLATAAVAATIALAAKDIKKVLAYSTISQLGFMFVAVGVGAWTAAIFHMVTHAFFKALLFLGAGSVIHGMAGEQDIRRYGGLARAMPYTATTFAVGTFAIAGVPPLAGFWSKDEILAHTWGANKLLWALLLLAAVLTAFYMTRLLILTFGGSPRWPDGVTPHESPLLMRLPLLALAGLAATAGVLNLPFTHDTEFLGQWLEPVFAGAHAEALGYAGGTKWVLGGIAILAAAGGIWAAVSVYARRRVPAEKVERRLFAEAWGFDEAIGAFMGGPGRRTFDAAARFDAAVVDGAVNRVGSAVRRTGERLRATQSGLVRRYALGVAAGAVVLLAYFASRVWL, from the coding sequence ATGGCTTTGGCTGAACTGGTCTGGCTGGTGCTGCTGGCGCCGCTGCTGGGCGTCGTGGTGCTGGCGGCCGGGGGCCGGCGCCTGGGGGAGCCCCGGGCCGGCTGGCTGGGCACCGCCGCGGTGGGGGCGTCCTTCGTGGCCTCGCTGCTGGTGCTGGCCGGGCTGCTGAGCCTCGACTCGCACCACCGCGCCGTGGAGGTGAGCCTGTTCAGCTGGGTGCCGGCGGGCAACCTGGCGGTGGACGCCGCCTTCCTGGTGGACCCCCTGTCGGTGACCATGATCCTCTTCGTCACCGGCGTGAGCGCCCTCATCCACCTCTATTCCATCGGCTACATGCACGGCGACGAGAACTACTCGCGCTTCTTCCTGTACCTCAACCTGTTCGTCTTCTCGATGCTCATGCTGGTGCTGGGCAACAACATGCTGGTGACGTTCCTGGGCTGGGAGGGCGTGGGCGCCTGCTCGTATCTGCTGATCTCGTTCTGGTTCGGCGACGAGGCCAACGCCGTGGCCGGCAAGAAGGCGTTCATCACCAACCGGGTGGGCGACTTCGGGTTCCTCCTGGCGATGTTCTTCGCCTTCGGTGCCTACGGCACCCTCGACTACGCCGGCATCCTCTCGGGCCACGCCGCCCAGAGCACCGCCACGGCGATCCTGCTGTGCCTCATGCTCGGCGCGGCCGGCAAGTCGGCGCAGTTCCCGCTCTACGTTTGGCTGCCCGACGCCATGGCCGGCCCCACCCCGGTCTCGGCACTCATCCACGCCGCCACCATGGTCACCTCGGGGGTGTACCTGCTGGTGCGGTTCAACCCGCTCTTCGAGCAGGCCTCGCCGTGGGTGAGCGAGATCGTCGCCGCTGTCGGGTTGGCAACCGCGGCGGTTGCGGCCACCATCGCCCTGGCCGCCAAGGACATCAAGAAGGTGTTGGCCTACTCCACCATCAGCCAGCTCGGCTTCATGTTCGTGGCGGTGGGCGTGGGCGCCTGGACGGCCGCCATCTTCCACATGGTCACCCACGCCTTCTTCAAGGCACTGCTGTTCCTCGGTGCCGGCTCGGTCATCCACGGGATGGCCGGCGAGCAGGACATCCGCCGCTACGGCGGGCTGGCGCGCGCCATGCCCTACACGGCCACCACGTTCGCGGTGGGCACTTTCGCCATCGCCGGCGTGCCCCCGCTGGCGGGGTTCTGGTCCAAGGACGAGATCCTGGCGCACACCTGGGGGGCCAACAAGCTGCTCTGGGCGCTGCTGTTGCTGGCGGCGGTGCTGACGGCCTTCTACATGACCAGGCTGCTGATTCTCACCTTCGGCGGCAGCCCCCGCTGGCCCGACGGCGTCACGCCGCACGAGTCGCCGCTGCTGATGCGCCTGCCGCTGCTGGCCCTGGCCGGCCTGGCCGCCACCGCCGGGGTGCTGAACCTGCCGTTCACCCATGACACCGAGTTCCTCGGCCAGTGGCTCGAACCGGTCTTCGCCGGGGCGCACGCCGAGGCGCTGGGCTACGCCGGGGGCACCAAGTGGGTGCTGGGCGGTATCGCGATCCTGGCCGCCGCCGGCGGCATCTGGGCGGCCGTCTCGGTCTACGCCCGCCGCCGGGTGCCGGCGGAGAAGGTGGAGCGCCGGCTCTTCGCCGAGGCCTGGGGGTTCGACGAGGCGATCGGCGCCTTCATGGGCGGTCCCGGGCGCCGCACCTTCGACGCCGCGGCCCGCTTCGACGCCGCCGTGGTGGACGGTGCGGTGAACCGGGTCGGCTCCGCGGTGCGCCGCACCGGTGAGCGCCTCCGGGCCACCCAGAGCGGCCTCGTGCGCCGCTACGCCCTGGGTGTGGCGGCCGGTGCGGTGGTGTTGCTGGCCTACTTCGCCAGCAGGGTGTGGCTGTGA
- the nuoK gene encoding NADH-quinone oxidoreductase subunit NuoK, which produces MVATGWYLALAAVVFALGAVGLLVRRNPLIMFMCVELMLNAVNLTFVAFGRDLADLGGQVSVFFVLVVAAAEVVVGLAIVVAIMRRRAGATADDVSILRG; this is translated from the coding sequence ATGGTCGCTACGGGCTGGTACCTGGCGCTGGCCGCGGTGGTCTTCGCGCTCGGCGCCGTGGGGCTGCTGGTGCGGCGCAACCCGCTGATCATGTTCATGTGCGTCGAGCTCATGCTCAACGCCGTCAACCTGACCTTCGTGGCGTTCGGCCGCGACCTGGCCGACCTGGGCGGCCAGGTGTCGGTGTTCTTCGTGCTCGTGGTGGCGGCGGCCGAGGTGGTGGTGGGGCTGGCCATCGTCGTGGCGATCATGCGCCGCCGCGCCGGTGCCACCGCCGACGACGTGTCGATCCTGCGCGGCTGA
- a CDS encoding NADH-quinone oxidoreductase subunit N, with translation MPQVDWPALLPQYFLGGGGLVLLTLGSLLRRRLPAWFAPVGAAGAALGALGGVIWLWIRVQDPARGAFTTIAGTIGIDGFSVFLSGVVAISVLLAAVLASGTLRRAGLPVDEFCVLLLLSGAGGVTMASANDLIVLFLGLEVLSIAAYVLAALDLRRGASQEAGLKYFVLGAFASAFFLYGVALLYGATGSTKLGLVAEFLAGGGPESDALLLGGMALLLVGLFFKVAAVPFHAWTPDVYEGAPPVAVAYMSAGVKAAGFAALLRVFNAALGANAADWQPIVYAIAALTVLAGATLAVVQSDVRRLLAYSSISHAGFILVGMEAATEAGVAGSLFYLGVYAFLALGSFAVVTIIGYGADGRQSLDAYDGLAKRSPTLAAAFTVLLLAQAGVPFTTGFWAKLEVIGASVEARSYWLAGMAMLGAVVAAFLYLRLVVRMYLTAPAEQGRPAVSRSAGFVVAVCAAVTVVFGVLPGPLVELTNDATIRLGG, from the coding sequence ATGCCGCAGGTGGACTGGCCGGCCCTGCTGCCGCAGTACTTCCTCGGAGGCGGCGGCTTGGTCCTGCTGACCCTCGGGTCGCTGCTGCGCCGCCGCCTGCCGGCGTGGTTCGCCCCGGTCGGTGCCGCGGGGGCCGCCTTGGGGGCGCTCGGCGGGGTGATCTGGTTGTGGATCAGGGTGCAGGACCCGGCGAGGGGCGCGTTCACGACCATCGCCGGCACCATCGGCATCGACGGGTTCTCGGTGTTCCTCAGCGGCGTCGTCGCCATCTCGGTGCTGCTGGCCGCCGTCCTGGCGTCGGGCACGCTGCGCCGGGCGGGCCTGCCCGTCGACGAGTTCTGCGTGCTGCTGCTGCTGTCGGGGGCCGGCGGCGTCACGATGGCCTCGGCCAACGACCTCATCGTGCTGTTCCTCGGCCTGGAGGTGCTGTCCATCGCCGCCTACGTGCTGGCGGCGCTGGACCTGCGGCGCGGTGCCTCGCAGGAGGCCGGCCTGAAGTACTTCGTGCTGGGCGCCTTCGCGTCGGCGTTCTTCCTGTACGGCGTGGCGCTGCTGTACGGCGCCACCGGCTCCACCAAGCTCGGACTCGTGGCGGAGTTCCTGGCTGGCGGCGGCCCGGAGTCCGACGCCCTGCTGCTCGGCGGTATGGCGCTGCTGCTCGTGGGGCTCTTCTTCAAGGTGGCGGCCGTGCCGTTCCACGCCTGGACGCCCGACGTCTACGAGGGAGCGCCGCCGGTGGCGGTGGCCTACATGTCCGCCGGCGTGAAGGCCGCGGGCTTCGCCGCCCTGCTGCGGGTGTTCAACGCCGCCCTCGGCGCCAACGCCGCCGACTGGCAACCCATCGTCTACGCCATCGCCGCCCTGACGGTGCTGGCCGGCGCCACGCTGGCGGTGGTGCAGTCCGACGTGCGGCGGCTGCTGGCCTATTCGTCGATCAGCCACGCCGGGTTCATCCTGGTGGGCATGGAGGCGGCCACCGAGGCGGGCGTCGCCGGTTCGCTCTTCTACCTGGGCGTCTACGCCTTCCTGGCGCTCGGCAGCTTCGCGGTGGTCACGATCATCGGCTACGGCGCCGACGGCCGCCAGAGCCTCGACGCCTACGACGGCCTGGCGAAGCGCTCCCCCACCCTGGCCGCGGCGTTCACGGTGCTGCTGCTGGCACAGGCCGGCGTGCCGTTCACCACGGGGTTCTGGGCCAAGCTGGAGGTGATCGGCGCCTCGGTGGAGGCTCGCTCCTACTGGCTGGCGGGCATGGCGATGCTGGGCGCGGTGGTGGCCGCCTTCCTGTACCTGCGACTCGTGGTGCGGATGTACCTCACGGCGCCCGCTGAGCAGGGGCGACCCGCCGTCTCCCGCTCGGCCGGCTTCGTCGTCGCCGTGTGCGCGGCGGTGACGGTCGTCTTCGGCGTCCTCCCCGGCCCGCTCGTCGAACTCACCAACGACGCCACGATCCGCCTCGGCGGCTGA
- the nuoH gene encoding NADH-quinone oxidoreductase subunit NuoH produces MNVLALDPAYIGGFGLDEALILIIKVVAAFAMLMVAVMLMIWFERKLIGDMQNRIGPALAGPWGILQTLADGVKLFFKEDLVPARSDRFVYKLAPYLSLVPAFLVFTVVPVGGNFTTGDGTVSWWGNTTYLQVADPHIGILLVLAMSSMAVYGVMLAGWSSGSKYPLLGSVRASAQMVSYEAALGLSLAAVLLQSGSLSTHDIVADQSGYDWNLWVTGIVPFVVFLVAATAELNRPPFDMVEAEQELVGGFHTEYSSIRFALFFLAEFMNVITMSAIIVTLFLGGPDGPILVEGVDWLWGIIWFFLKLMVFLFVFVWLRATLPRLRYDQLMDMGWKVLIPLSLGWLLFLGALSIGRDRGWSEAAVIVVSVAALATGGLVLRTAVRAGRAQRQVDEASETGEAAGQPAQGGRKR; encoded by the coding sequence ATGAACGTGCTCGCCCTGGATCCGGCCTACATCGGCGGTTTCGGTCTCGACGAGGCGCTCATCCTGATCATCAAGGTGGTGGCCGCCTTCGCCATGCTGATGGTGGCGGTCATGCTGATGATCTGGTTCGAGCGCAAGCTCATCGGCGACATGCAGAACCGCATCGGGCCGGCGCTGGCGGGACCGTGGGGGATCCTGCAGACCCTGGCCGACGGGGTGAAGCTCTTCTTCAAGGAGGATCTGGTCCCCGCCCGCTCGGACCGCTTCGTCTACAAGCTGGCACCCTATCTGTCGCTGGTGCCCGCCTTCCTGGTGTTCACCGTCGTGCCGGTGGGCGGAAACTTCACGACCGGCGACGGCACGGTGAGCTGGTGGGGGAACACCACCTACCTGCAGGTGGCCGACCCGCACATCGGGATCCTGCTGGTGCTGGCCATGTCCTCCATGGCCGTCTACGGCGTGATGCTGGCGGGCTGGTCCTCGGGCTCCAAGTACCCGCTGCTGGGCTCGGTGCGGGCCTCGGCGCAGATGGTCTCCTACGAGGCCGCCCTGGGCCTGTCGCTGGCCGCCGTGCTGCTGCAGTCCGGCAGCCTCTCCACCCACGACATCGTGGCCGACCAGAGCGGCTACGACTGGAACCTCTGGGTCACCGGCATCGTGCCGTTCGTGGTGTTCCTGGTGGCGGCCACCGCGGAGTTGAACCGTCCGCCGTTCGACATGGTGGAGGCCGAGCAGGAGCTGGTGGGGGGCTTCCATACCGAGTACAGCTCCATCCGCTTCGCGCTGTTCTTCCTGGCCGAGTTCATGAACGTCATCACGATGTCGGCGATCATCGTGACGCTGTTCCTGGGCGGCCCCGACGGTCCGATCCTCGTCGAGGGGGTGGACTGGCTGTGGGGGATCATCTGGTTCTTCCTGAAACTGATGGTGTTCCTGTTCGTGTTCGTGTGGCTGCGGGCCACGCTGCCCCGGCTCCGCTACGACCAGCTGATGGACATGGGCTGGAAGGTGCTCATCCCGCTGTCTCTGGGTTGGCTGCTGTTCCTGGGCGCCCTCAGCATCGGCCGCGACCGGGGCTGGTCGGAGGCCGCGGTCATCGTGGTGAGCGTGGCGGCACTGGCCACCGGCGGCTTGGTGCTGCGGACCGCCGTCCGGGCCGGCCGGGCGCAGCGGCAGGTCGACGAGGCCTCCGAGACCGGCGAGGCCGCCGGTCAGCCGGCGCAAGGGGGTCGGAAGCGATGA
- the nuoI gene encoding NADH-quinone oxidoreductase subunit NuoI yields the protein MNFFGGFRVTFAKLFENRVTSQYPTVKRPKPERFHGRHVLGRYEDGMERCIGCELCAGVCPARCIHVRGADNPPDSPVAPGERYGYVYEINYLRCIHCDLCVEACPTEAITESKLFEFSFTSRDDAVYTKDELLVGDDGRPRRLPWEDWRPGDDEHTSGWMRATSPSGSAAWEGRAAWSAELGYGVRAPEQGQSAETGPGTPDEEPAG from the coding sequence ATGAACTTCTTCGGCGGGTTCCGGGTGACCTTCGCCAAGCTCTTCGAGAACCGTGTCACCTCGCAGTACCCCACCGTGAAGCGCCCGAAGCCCGAGCGCTTCCACGGCCGCCACGTGCTGGGACGCTATGAGGACGGCATGGAGCGCTGCATCGGCTGCGAGCTCTGCGCCGGCGTCTGCCCGGCCCGCTGCATCCATGTGCGCGGCGCCGACAACCCACCTGACAGCCCGGTGGCCCCCGGCGAGCGCTACGGCTACGTCTACGAGATCAACTACCTGCGGTGCATCCACTGCGACCTGTGCGTGGAGGCGTGCCCCACCGAGGCCATCACCGAGTCGAAGCTCTTCGAGTTCTCCTTCACCTCGCGCGACGACGCGGTCTACACCAAGGACGAGCTGCTGGTGGGCGACGACGGGAGGCCCCGGCGGCTGCCCTGGGAGGACTGGCGCCCCGGCGACGACGAGCACACCTCGGGCTGGATGCGGGCGACGTCCCCGTCGGGTTCGGCCGCCTGGGAGGGTCGGGCTGCCTGGTCCGCCGAGTTGGGGTACGGGGTGCGAGCCCCCGAGCAGGGACAGTCCGCCGAGACAGGCCCCGGCACACCCGACGAGGAACCCGCCGGCTGA
- a CDS encoding NADH-quinone oxidoreductase subunit J has translation MEIAVFAVCAAIVIGGALGVIVTRHPVHAALSLVATLFGIAVLFLTLDAQFLAAVQVIVYAGAIVVLFLFVIMLLGVDRVENLRTEPLGGQRPLAAGLGVAVLVLALLFTIAASSGGFGGEGVATGQPAAVAPEFDSCTGVPKALEDSAPLVAACDGPEPISNIRQVAWWVFTDYVWAFQLTGLLLTVAVVGAVVLARQRGGSGGEGDESVPDTAPEAVG, from the coding sequence ATGGAAATCGCCGTCTTCGCGGTCTGTGCCGCCATCGTGATCGGTGGCGCGCTCGGGGTCATCGTGACCCGGCATCCGGTACACGCCGCCCTGTCTCTGGTGGCGACGCTGTTCGGGATAGCCGTGCTGTTCCTGACGCTCGACGCCCAGTTCCTGGCCGCCGTGCAGGTCATCGTCTACGCCGGCGCCATCGTGGTGCTGTTCCTTTTCGTCATCATGCTCCTGGGGGTCGACCGGGTCGAGAACCTGCGGACCGAGCCGCTCGGCGGGCAGCGCCCGCTGGCGGCCGGCCTCGGCGTGGCCGTGCTGGTGCTGGCGCTGCTGTTCACCATTGCGGCGAGCTCCGGCGGCTTCGGCGGCGAGGGGGTGGCCACCGGGCAGCCGGCCGCGGTGGCGCCTGAGTTCGACAGCTGTACCGGCGTTCCCAAGGCCCTGGAGGACTCCGCGCCGCTGGTCGCGGCCTGTGACGGCCCCGAGCCCATCTCCAATATCCGCCAGGTGGCCTGGTGGGTGTTCACCGACTACGTCTGGGCCTTCCAGCTGACCGGTCTGCTGCTCACCGTGGCCGTTGTGGGTGCGGTGGTCTTGGCGCGCCAGCGCGGCGGTTCCGGAGGCGAGGGCGACGAGTCCGTGCCCGACACGGCTCCCGAGGCGGTCGGGTGA
- the nuoG gene encoding NADH-quinone oxidoreductase subunit NuoG, with the protein MSETPVRITVDGVEIDAAPGQLLIDACEAAGTYIPRFCYHPRMRPVGMCRMCLVDVDTGRGPALAPSCMLTVSEGMVVDTASDAARKAQDGVLEFLLVNHPLDCPVCDKGGECPLQDQTMAYGPGESRFVEEKRHFDKPLPISDLVYLDRERCILCDRCTRFADEVAGEPLIGFQGRGYHTEVNTFPDRPFDSYFSGNTVQICPVGALTARPYRFRARPWDLTEMVSTYPNATGDRVSVHASRNRLLRIQGVDSEAVNHGWLADRDRFSFEAVHSPGRLLEPLLRSDGDLVPTSWSAALDAVAGATVEALGRNGPSSVAVVGGARLCSEDQYAWVKLAKGVIGTDNVDAQLGDGLPAELVCALPRATIADACRPGGVVLTLAGDLREEFGSLFLRLRGAADSGAATLVEMSPLATGLTPLARHSLRVRPGDADMIAEAILDPPQGVALAGIATEDLRAAAALFAENPLTVLVGRSSVAESAIPTAAAALRLARAFPHARFLPLLRRGAAAGAIDAGLAPGLLPGRTLLEQAGAHYDAAWGAVPAQRGADAAGILVAAAAGRVDVLFLLGADPLADFPDRELARRALERVRTVIAVDTFGTASVRRADVVLPAVMFGERAGTHLNVEGRATAETRQVTPPPQCRRDWEIAAELALRLGSDLQMTSPGEAWAELAELSPLHAGASWDEVRAHLDGVLLPLAGGNGAGATADGLPPRLGLDDVRLPAAQVVAFDRYSYRLVADRRAYDAGTVTANCPSLAAFARPADLRLNPRDFERLGCGPDELLRVSSPAGAISVAASPDERVPSAVAALTVNSGGADPGELIDVDAAVCEIRVEPPIS; encoded by the coding sequence ATGAGCGAGACCCCGGTGCGCATCACCGTCGACGGCGTCGAGATCGACGCCGCGCCCGGGCAGCTGCTCATCGACGCCTGCGAGGCGGCAGGCACCTATATCCCGAGGTTCTGCTACCACCCGCGGATGCGGCCCGTGGGCATGTGCCGCATGTGCCTGGTGGACGTGGACACCGGCCGCGGCCCCGCCCTGGCGCCGTCGTGCATGCTCACGGTGAGCGAGGGCATGGTCGTGGACACCGCCAGCGATGCCGCCCGCAAGGCGCAGGACGGCGTGCTGGAGTTCCTGCTGGTGAACCACCCCCTGGACTGCCCCGTCTGCGACAAGGGCGGCGAGTGCCCGCTGCAGGATCAGACCATGGCCTATGGCCCGGGGGAGAGCCGCTTCGTGGAGGAGAAGCGCCACTTCGACAAGCCGCTGCCGATCAGCGACCTGGTCTACCTGGACCGGGAGCGTTGCATCCTCTGCGACCGCTGCACCCGCTTCGCCGACGAAGTGGCCGGCGAGCCCCTCATCGGCTTCCAGGGACGCGGCTACCACACCGAGGTGAACACCTTCCCGGATCGACCGTTCGACTCGTACTTCAGCGGCAACACGGTGCAGATCTGCCCCGTGGGAGCGCTCACCGCCCGCCCCTACCGGTTCCGGGCGCGGCCCTGGGACCTCACCGAGATGGTCTCCACGTACCCCAACGCCACCGGCGACAGGGTCTCGGTCCACGCCTCGCGCAACCGCCTGCTGCGCATCCAGGGCGTCGACTCCGAGGCGGTGAACCACGGCTGGCTGGCCGACCGTGACCGCTTCAGCTTCGAGGCCGTCCACAGCCCGGGACGCCTGCTGGAGCCGCTGCTGCGCAGCGACGGCGACCTCGTCCCGACCTCGTGGTCGGCGGCCCTGGACGCCGTCGCCGGGGCCACCGTCGAGGCGCTGGGTCGCAACGGGCCCTCCTCGGTGGCCGTGGTGGGCGGCGCCAGGCTCTGCAGCGAGGATCAGTACGCCTGGGTGAAGCTGGCCAAAGGCGTCATCGGCACCGACAACGTCGACGCCCAACTCGGCGACGGCCTGCCGGCCGAACTGGTCTGTGCCCTGCCGCGCGCCACGATCGCCGACGCCTGCCGGCCCGGCGGTGTGGTGCTGACGCTGGCAGGCGACCTCCGGGAGGAGTTCGGCAGCCTCTTCCTGCGCCTGCGCGGGGCAGCCGATTCCGGCGCCGCCACGCTCGTGGAGATGTCTCCGCTGGCGACCGGTCTCACGCCGCTGGCCCGCCACTCGCTGCGTGTCCGCCCCGGTGACGCCGACATGATCGCCGAGGCCATCCTGGATCCCCCCCAGGGTGTCGCCCTCGCCGGGATCGCCACCGAGGACCTGCGTGCCGCCGCGGCTCTGTTCGCCGAGAATCCGCTGACCGTGCTGGTCGGCCGCAGTTCGGTGGCGGAGTCGGCGATCCCGACCGCCGCGGCCGCGCTGCGCCTGGCCCGCGCCTTCCCGCACGCCCGCTTCCTGCCGTTGCTACGGCGGGGCGCCGCGGCGGGCGCCATCGACGCCGGGCTGGCGCCGGGATTGCTGCCGGGTCGCACGTTGCTGGAGCAGGCCGGCGCCCACTACGACGCAGCCTGGGGCGCGGTGCCCGCCCAGCGGGGTGCCGACGCCGCCGGCATCCTGGTCGCCGCCGCCGCGGGACGCGTCGACGTGCTCTTCCTGCTCGGCGCCGACCCTCTGGCGGACTTCCCCGACAGGGAACTGGCGCGGCGGGCGCTGGAGAGGGTCCGAACGGTGATCGCCGTCGACACCTTCGGCACCGCATCGGTGCGGCGTGCCGACGTGGTCCTGCCGGCGGTGATGTTCGGCGAGCGCGCCGGCACGCACCTCAACGTCGAGGGTCGCGCCACCGCCGAGACCCGGCAGGTGACCCCGCCGCCACAGTGCCGGCGGGACTGGGAGATCGCGGCCGAACTGGCGCTGCGGCTCGGGTCGGACTTGCAGATGACCTCGCCCGGCGAGGCGTGGGCCGAACTGGCCGAACTCTCGCCGCTGCACGCCGGAGCCAGTTGGGACGAGGTGCGGGCCCATCTCGACGGGGTGCTGCTCCCGCTTGCCGGCGGCAACGGCGCCGGGGCGACCGCCGACGGGCTGCCGCCACGTCTCGGTCTCGACGACGTGCGGCTTCCGGCCGCGCAGGTCGTGGCATTCGACCGCTACTCCTACCGGCTGGTTGCCGATCGCAGGGCCTACGACGCCGGCACCGTCACCGCCAACTGCCCGTCGCTGGCCGCCTTCGCTCGGCCCGCTGATCTGCGGCTGAACCCGCGGGACTTCGAGCGCCTGGGCTGCGGCCCCGACGAGCTGCTGCGGGTCAGCTCGCCGGCCGGAGCCATCTCGGTGGCGGCGTCGCCCGACGAGCGGGTCCCCAGCGCGGTCGCGGCCCTCACGGTCAACTCCGGCGGCGCTGATCCCGGCGAGCTCATCGACGTCGACGCGGCGGTGTGCGAGATCAGGGTGGAGCCGCCGATCTCATGA
- a CDS encoding NADH-quinone oxidoreductase subunit M, producing MTLAAASTQAFPVLGMLVVLPLLGAAAVLLLPRSRVELVRPVAVLFMSAAAAVAGWIIASYPVGSGGFEMIVDQTWVAAWGISWKLGVDGISLFLLALTALLFPLGALAVDPGHDHKAYYVWLLLLEFGCLGVFSALDLLLFFLFFEVVLVPMYFLIGQWGHGNARYSAVKFFLFTMFGSALMLVGILATAFLHASATGGPLTFDVIEIAQAQSLATTTARWIFLAFALGFAVKVPLIPVHTWLPDAHTDAPTAGSVILAGVLLKLGTYGFVRFGLYLFPEASRFFAPLMITLGVVGILYGAAVATMQTDLKRLIAYSSVAHLGFIILGIFALNTEGLSGGLLQMVNHGLSTGALFLLVGYIYERRRTRAIAELGGLARPAPVLALTFMVVMLSSVGLPGLNGFVGEFLVLLGAFEAHRWWAVLATAGVILAAVYLLWAYQRVFHGPAAGENAKMADLRWREGLVMAPLLALIIFLGVYPRPVLDRMEPSVDVLVAHVEAHRSPGAVDTAEPEAAP from the coding sequence GTGACCCTGGCGGCCGCCTCCACGCAGGCATTCCCCGTACTGGGGATGCTGGTGGTGCTGCCGTTGCTGGGCGCCGCCGCGGTGCTGCTGCTGCCCCGCAGCCGGGTCGAGTTGGTGCGCCCGGTGGCGGTGCTGTTCATGTCGGCCGCCGCCGCGGTGGCGGGCTGGATCATCGCCTCCTACCCGGTCGGCTCGGGGGGCTTCGAGATGATCGTGGATCAGACCTGGGTGGCCGCCTGGGGGATCAGCTGGAAGCTGGGCGTCGACGGCATCTCGCTGTTCCTGCTGGCCCTGACGGCTCTGCTGTTCCCGCTGGGGGCCCTGGCGGTGGACCCGGGCCACGACCACAAGGCCTACTACGTGTGGCTGCTGCTGCTGGAGTTCGGCTGCCTGGGAGTCTTCTCGGCGCTGGACCTGCTGCTCTTCTTCCTCTTCTTCGAGGTCGTGCTGGTGCCGATGTACTTCCTCATCGGCCAGTGGGGCCACGGCAACGCCCGCTACTCGGCGGTCAAGTTCTTCCTGTTCACGATGTTCGGCTCGGCGCTCATGCTGGTGGGCATCCTGGCCACGGCGTTCCTGCACGCCTCGGCGACCGGCGGCCCGCTCACCTTCGACGTCATCGAGATCGCCCAGGCCCAGTCCCTGGCCACCACCACGGCCCGCTGGATCTTCCTGGCGTTCGCCCTGGGCTTCGCCGTGAAAGTGCCGCTCATCCCGGTGCACACCTGGCTGCCCGACGCCCACACCGACGCCCCCACGGCGGGCTCGGTGATCCTGGCCGGGGTGCTGCTGAAGCTCGGCACCTACGGGTTCGTGCGCTTCGGGCTGTACCTGTTCCCCGAGGCCTCGCGCTTCTTCGCCCCGCTGATGATCACCCTCGGCGTCGTGGGCATCCTCTACGGGGCCGCGGTCGCCACCATGCAGACCGACCTCAAGCGGCTCATCGCCTACTCCTCGGTGGCGCACTTGGGCTTCATCATCCTGGGCATCTTCGCTCTCAACACCGAGGGTCTCAGCGGCGGGCTGCTGCAGATGGTGAACCACGGTCTCTCCACCGGCGCCCTGTTCCTGCTGGTGGGCTACATCTACGAGCGGCGCCGCACCCGCGCCATCGCCGAGCTGGGTGGCCTGGCGCGGCCCGCGCCGGTGCTGGCGCTGACCTTCATGGTGGTCATGCTCTCCTCGGTGGGGCTCCCGGGGTTGAACGGCTTCGTGGGCGAGTTCCTGGTGCTGCTGGGGGCCTTCGAGGCGCACCGCTGGTGGGCGGTGCTGGCAACCGCCGGGGTGATCCTGGCGGCCGTCTACCTGCTGTGGGCCTACCAGCGGGTCTTCCACGGCCCCGCCGCCGGGGAGAACGCCAAGATGGCCGACCTGCGTTGGCGGGAGGGCCTCGTCATGGCGCCGCTGCTGGCGCTCATCATCTTCCTGGGGGTATACCCCCGGCCGGTGCTCGATCGCATGGAACCCTCGGTGGACGTCCTCGTCGCCCATGTGGAGGCGCACCGCAGCCCGGGCGCGGTGGACACCGCCGAACCCGAGGCGGCGCCGTGA